TGGACAAGCGTGTCGCCGACGGTGGCACTCCGGCCGGCCGTTGCGACCAGCGCCACCGCACATCCCAGGACGAGCACACGTCGCATCATGTTCGGGTTCCTTCCGCCGGCCACCAGGCCGAATTGCCGGAAACAAGGGCCGATCCTACCGGATATCACACTTGTTCACAAGGCTATACGCGTCCTGCCACCCGGGGGCTGCGGCCCCGAATATCCGCACTTCGGCCCGGATTCCCGCCGACAGGCACGCGCCTTGCCACACCCCTGCGTCCGGGGAACGGTGCGCCGGCAATCGCCCATGCCGCAGCCCCGGGGCGATTGGTGTCGGCGGTGCGGGGGGAAAAAAGTTCCATGACGACATTGCTCGAAGCTCCGGAAGTCGCGCGGCCGGTGCGCCCGCTCGCGGACAAGGTCTACAAGCGCGAGTTGCCCCGTCTCCACATCGAACTGGTCAAGATGCAGGAATGGGTGCGCGCTTCGGGGCACCGCGTGGTCGTGATCTTCGAGGGGCGCGATGCCGCCGGCAAGGGCGGCGCCATCAAGCGCATCACCGAACCGCTCAACCCGCGCTTCGTGCGCGTGGCGGCGCTGGGTGTGCCCAGCGAGCGCGAGCGTACGCAGTGGTACTTCCAGCGCTATGTCGCGCAACTGCCGGCAGCCGGCGAGATCGTGCTGTTCGATCGCAGCTGGTACAACCGCGCCGGCGTCGAGCGCGTGATGGGCTTCTGCACCGACACCGAATACGAGGAGTTCCTGCGGACCTGCCCCGAGTTCGAGCGCATGCTCGTGCGGTCGGGCATCCAGCTGGTGAAGTACTGGTTCTCGGTCAGCGACGACGAACAGGAGCGCCGCTTCGAGGCCCGCATCCACGACCCGACAAAGCGCTGGAAGCTGAGCCCGATGGACCTCAAGTCGCGATCGCACTGGGTGGAATACAGTCGCGCCAAGGATGCGATGTTCGCGCACACCGACATCAAGCAGGCGCCCTGGCACGTGGTCGATGCCGACAACAAGAAGCGCGCGCGCCTGAACTGCATCTCGCACCTGCTCAGCCTGATCCCGTACCAGGACCTGACACCCGAGCCGATCCGGCTGCCGCCGCGCCAGAAGGCGCAGGGCTACCGGCGGCCGCCGCGGCAGGAACAGAACTACGTGCCGGACCTGTTTCCGGACGATTGACCCGGTTCAAGGGGCGCACTTGCGCCGGCGCAGGTTTCGCGGAAGCGGGATCATGGCGCCGGCGCAAGTGCCGCCAACACGCTCACGACCAGGCCTACTCCCCTGCGAACAGCCCCTCCACCCCCGTCACCACCCGCAGCCGCCGCGTCCCATCGCCACCCGAACCGAGCACCAGCAACTGGCTGCCGTCCGGGAACACGGCGTGGGAATAGCCGGGCACATTGACGTAGGGTCCGGTGAGCACGCGCTCCGG
This genomic window from bacterium contains:
- the ppk2 gene encoding polyphosphate kinase 2 yields the protein MTTLLEAPEVARPVRPLADKVYKRELPRLHIELVKMQEWVRASGHRVVVIFEGRDAAGKGGAIKRITEPLNPRFVRVAALGVPSERERTQWYFQRYVAQLPAAGEIVLFDRSWYNRAGVERVMGFCTDTEYEEFLRTCPEFERMLVRSGIQLVKYWFSVSDDEQERRFEARIHDPTKRWKLSPMDLKSRSHWVEYSRAKDAMFAHTDIKQAPWHVVDADNKKRARLNCISHLLSLIPYQDLTPEPIRLPPRQKAQGYRRPPRQEQNYVPDLFPDD